A region from the Phycodurus eques isolate BA_2022a chromosome 12, UOR_Pequ_1.1, whole genome shotgun sequence genome encodes:
- the mmadhcb gene encoding metabolism of cobalamin associated Db isoform X4 → MSNSVEVLYSRSRLATYLPGLNALVQHIASTMGFATSGSDGSVAMATSINGPLTLRHDENKEPFGVKDQLYFMPGNMGFECHLQGSEQKTRLIKKMVPDLLPTPSSPEKCMSGLLINEFFDDPTTNHNTNKEINKESVECLIQSCPEKLKQDLKYLFPEAPSSHVTVVTVTQKTKNDMTAWCSAVEEERDHMLDKMIPCRSMNVEAGKHDGAIGYSVAKPGSVHSRGGSTGTPICVLSSFT, encoded by the exons ATGTCAAACTCAGTGGAG GTGTTGTACAGCAGAAGCAGGCTGGCAACTTATCTCCCCGGGCTTAATGCTTTGGTACAGCATATTGCCAGCACCATGGGCTTTGCTACAAGTGGATCCGATGGCTCTGTGGCAATGGCCACTTCCATAAATG GACCACTTACATTACGGCATGATGAAAACAAGGAACCTTTTGGTGTCAAGGACCAGCTCTACTTTATGCCCGGTAATATGGGGTTTGAATGTCATTTGCAGGGTTCGGAACAAAAGACAAGACTGATCAAAAAGATGGTCCCTGATCTGCTGCCGACCCCATCGAGCCCTGAGAAATGTATGTCTGGACTGCTTATCAACGAATTTTTc GATGACCCAACCACAAATCACAATaccaataaagaaataaataaagaatctGTGGAGTGTCTCATCCAGTCATGCCCTGAAAAACTAAAGCAAG ATCTGAAATACCTGTTTCCTGAGGCTCCAAGCTCTCATGTGACTGTGGTCACAGTGACTCAAAAGACAAAGAACGATATGACAGCATGGTGTTCTGCTGTGGAAGAAGAGAGAGATCACATGCTTGACAAG atgattccatgtcgctcgatgaatgttgaagccgggaagcatgacggcgccatcgggtacagcgtcgcaaagccag ggagcgtacattcgcgaggtggatcgacgggaacgccaatctgtgtcctctcgagtttcacctga
- the mmadhcb gene encoding metabolism of cobalamin associated Db isoform X3 — MSNSVEVLYSRSRLATYLPGLNALVQHIASTMGFATSGSDGSVAMATSINGPLTLRHDENKEPFGVKDQLYFMPGNMGFECHLQGSEQKTRLIKKMVPDLLPTPSSPEKCMSGLLINEFFDDPTTNHNTNKEINKESVECLIQSCPEKLKQDLKYLFPEAPSSHVTVVTVTQKTKNDMTAWCSAVEEERDHMLDKFFGPFTNNTLFETDDRYRLLGFQIEDLGCCKVIRHPLWGAHAFVGIIFTNAPPGSLVMENFQGF, encoded by the exons ATGTCAAACTCAGTGGAG GTGTTGTACAGCAGAAGCAGGCTGGCAACTTATCTCCCCGGGCTTAATGCTTTGGTACAGCATATTGCCAGCACCATGGGCTTTGCTACAAGTGGATCCGATGGCTCTGTGGCAATGGCCACTTCCATAAATG GACCACTTACATTACGGCATGATGAAAACAAGGAACCTTTTGGTGTCAAGGACCAGCTCTACTTTATGCCCGGTAATATGGGGTTTGAATGTCATTTGCAGGGTTCGGAACAAAAGACAAGACTGATCAAAAAGATGGTCCCTGATCTGCTGCCGACCCCATCGAGCCCTGAGAAATGTATGTCTGGACTGCTTATCAACGAATTTTTc GATGACCCAACCACAAATCACAATaccaataaagaaataaataaagaatctGTGGAGTGTCTCATCCAGTCATGCCCTGAAAAACTAAAGCAAG ATCTGAAATACCTGTTTCCTGAGGCTCCAAGCTCTCATGTGACTGTGGTCACAGTGACTCAAAAGACAAAGAACGATATGACAGCATGGTGTTCTGCTGTGGAAGAAGAGAGAGATCACATGCTTGACAAG TTTTTTGGTCCTTTCACAAACAACACATTGTTCGAGACAGACGACAGATACCGTCTTCTGGGCTTTCAGATTGAAGACCTGGGTTGCTGTAAAGTTATTCGACATCCTTTGTGGGGGGCACATGCCTTTGTGGGGATAATATTTACCAATGCACCACCCGGCAGCCTTGTCATGGAGAATTTTCAGGGCTTTTAA
- the mmadhcb gene encoding metabolism of cobalamin associated Db isoform X1: MSNSVEVLYSRSRLATYLPGLNALVQHIASTMGFATSGSDGSVAMATSINGPLTLRHDENKEPFGVKDQLYFMPGNMGFECHLQGSEQKTRLIKKMVPDLLPTPSSPEKCMSGLLINEFFDDPTTNHNTNKEINKESVECLIQSCPEKLKQDLKYLFPEAPSSHVTVVTVTQKTKNDMTAWCSAVEEERDHMLDKFVDGAKEICFILQREGFWADFIDPSSGLAFFGPFTNNTLFETDDRYRLLGFQIEDLGCCKVIRHPLWGAHAFVGIIFTNAPPGSLVMENFQGF, from the exons ATGTCAAACTCAGTGGAG GTGTTGTACAGCAGAAGCAGGCTGGCAACTTATCTCCCCGGGCTTAATGCTTTGGTACAGCATATTGCCAGCACCATGGGCTTTGCTACAAGTGGATCCGATGGCTCTGTGGCAATGGCCACTTCCATAAATG GACCACTTACATTACGGCATGATGAAAACAAGGAACCTTTTGGTGTCAAGGACCAGCTCTACTTTATGCCCGGTAATATGGGGTTTGAATGTCATTTGCAGGGTTCGGAACAAAAGACAAGACTGATCAAAAAGATGGTCCCTGATCTGCTGCCGACCCCATCGAGCCCTGAGAAATGTATGTCTGGACTGCTTATCAACGAATTTTTc GATGACCCAACCACAAATCACAATaccaataaagaaataaataaagaatctGTGGAGTGTCTCATCCAGTCATGCCCTGAAAAACTAAAGCAAG ATCTGAAATACCTGTTTCCTGAGGCTCCAAGCTCTCATGTGACTGTGGTCACAGTGACTCAAAAGACAAAGAACGATATGACAGCATGGTGTTCTGCTGTGGAAGAAGAGAGAGATCACATGCTTGACAAG TTTGTAGATGGAGCGAAAGAGATCTGCTTCATTCTGCAAAGAGAGGGATTCTGGGCAGACTTCATAGATCCGTCCTCAGGCCTGGCG TTTTTTGGTCCTTTCACAAACAACACATTGTTCGAGACAGACGACAGATACCGTCTTCTGGGCTTTCAGATTGAAGACCTGGGTTGCTGTAAAGTTATTCGACATCCTTTGTGGGGGGCACATGCCTTTGTGGGGATAATATTTACCAATGCACCACCCGGCAGCCTTGTCATGGAGAATTTTCAGGGCTTTTAA
- the mmadhcb gene encoding metabolism of cobalamin associated Db isoform X2, whose product MAAVLYSRSRLATYLPGLNALVQHIASTMGFATSGSDGSVAMATSINGPLTLRHDENKEPFGVKDQLYFMPGNMGFECHLQGSEQKTRLIKKMVPDLLPTPSSPEKCMSGLLINEFFDDPTTNHNTNKEINKESVECLIQSCPEKLKQDLKYLFPEAPSSHVTVVTVTQKTKNDMTAWCSAVEEERDHMLDKFVDGAKEICFILQREGFWADFIDPSSGLAFFGPFTNNTLFETDDRYRLLGFQIEDLGCCKVIRHPLWGAHAFVGIIFTNAPPGSLVMENFQGF is encoded by the exons GTGTTGTACAGCAGAAGCAGGCTGGCAACTTATCTCCCCGGGCTTAATGCTTTGGTACAGCATATTGCCAGCACCATGGGCTTTGCTACAAGTGGATCCGATGGCTCTGTGGCAATGGCCACTTCCATAAATG GACCACTTACATTACGGCATGATGAAAACAAGGAACCTTTTGGTGTCAAGGACCAGCTCTACTTTATGCCCGGTAATATGGGGTTTGAATGTCATTTGCAGGGTTCGGAACAAAAGACAAGACTGATCAAAAAGATGGTCCCTGATCTGCTGCCGACCCCATCGAGCCCTGAGAAATGTATGTCTGGACTGCTTATCAACGAATTTTTc GATGACCCAACCACAAATCACAATaccaataaagaaataaataaagaatctGTGGAGTGTCTCATCCAGTCATGCCCTGAAAAACTAAAGCAAG ATCTGAAATACCTGTTTCCTGAGGCTCCAAGCTCTCATGTGACTGTGGTCACAGTGACTCAAAAGACAAAGAACGATATGACAGCATGGTGTTCTGCTGTGGAAGAAGAGAGAGATCACATGCTTGACAAG TTTGTAGATGGAGCGAAAGAGATCTGCTTCATTCTGCAAAGAGAGGGATTCTGGGCAGACTTCATAGATCCGTCCTCAGGCCTGGCG TTTTTTGGTCCTTTCACAAACAACACATTGTTCGAGACAGACGACAGATACCGTCTTCTGGGCTTTCAGATTGAAGACCTGGGTTGCTGTAAAGTTATTCGACATCCTTTGTGGGGGGCACATGCCTTTGTGGGGATAATATTTACCAATGCACCACCCGGCAGCCTTGTCATGGAGAATTTTCAGGGCTTTTAA